The Stratiformator vulcanicus genome has a segment encoding these proteins:
- a CDS encoding AAA family ATPase: MAAEKRDFDEFLNKFNNHRNLMVEELHKVIIGQDDVIEQIFAAIFTNGHCLLEGVPGLAKTLIVSTIAQILDVKFKRIQFTPDLMPSDITGTNVLEEHEDGGREFRFVEGPVFTNILLADEINRTPPKTQAALLQSMQEREVSVGRETFDLPEPFFVIATQNPIEQEGTYPLPEAQLDRFMFNVKVDYPSLDEEEAILAATTKGVKPDVRKVLSAKSITYLQRQISMIEATPLIINYVARLVRGTRPSDPSAPKFVKELVDWGAGPRAGQFLITGGKAIAAMDGRPAVTLDDIRRVAVPVLRHRLSCNFQAQAEGVDSVGIVGRLLEAIPEPTVAKYE, encoded by the coding sequence TTGGCAGCCGAAAAGCGCGACTTCGATGAGTTCCTGAACAAGTTCAACAACCATCGCAATTTGATGGTCGAAGAGCTGCACAAGGTGATCATCGGGCAGGACGACGTGATCGAGCAGATTTTCGCGGCGATCTTCACCAACGGGCACTGCCTGTTGGAGGGGGTGCCGGGGCTGGCGAAGACGCTGATTGTCAGCACGATCGCTCAGATTCTCGACGTGAAGTTCAAGCGAATTCAGTTCACCCCCGACCTGATGCCGTCCGACATCACCGGCACAAATGTGCTGGAAGAGCACGAGGATGGCGGCCGGGAATTCCGGTTTGTCGAGGGCCCGGTCTTCACGAACATCTTACTCGCCGACGAAATCAACCGGACGCCGCCGAAGACGCAGGCGGCACTGCTGCAGTCGATGCAGGAGCGGGAAGTCTCGGTCGGTCGAGAGACGTTCGACCTGCCCGAGCCGTTTTTCGTGATTGCGACGCAGAACCCGATCGAGCAAGAGGGCACGTATCCGCTGCCGGAGGCGCAGCTCGACCGATTCATGTTCAACGTGAAGGTCGATTACCCGTCGCTCGACGAAGAGGAGGCGATCCTCGCGGCGACAACCAAGGGTGTGAAGCCCGACGTCCGCAAGGTGCTGTCGGCGAAATCGATCACCTACCTGCAGCGGCAGATCAGCATGATCGAGGCGACGCCATTGATCATCAATTACGTCGCCCGATTGGTGCGAGGGACGCGACCGAGCGACCCGTCGGCGCCGAAGTTCGTCAAGGAACTCGTCGACTGGGGAGCCGGTCCGCGGGCGGGGCAGTTCTTGATCACCGGCGGCAAGGCGATCGCCGCGATGGACGGCCGCCCCGCCGTCACGCTGGACGACATCCGCCGCGTCGCCGTCCCGGTCCTCCGGCACCGCCTCTCTTGCAACTTCCAAGCACAGGCTGAGGGAGTCGACTCCGTGGGCATCGTCGGCCGGCTGCTGGAAGCGATCCCGGAGCCGACGGTGGCGAAGTATGAGTGA
- a CDS encoding phosphoribosylformylglycinamidine synthase subunit PurQ, producing the protein MARPRVCILRAPGTNCDVETAYAFDSCGGSSERLHVAAILESPRRLLDFEVLCIPGGFSYGDDIGAGVIFSEKLKGELAPIVQEFLDGDRLILGICNGFQVLIRSGLLPGGAGAVGEDGRATTTLAWNDNGRFVDRWVRLAVVSDHNVFLRGLQDFEVPIAHAEGRLCLADESVLSTWKEHGQAALCYAPRNEADLPDDPLTASVPEPDNPNGSFANLAGLSDPTGRVLGLMPHPERFLFATQHPQWTRKNLQGHGAGRKIFENAISYFE; encoded by the coding sequence ATGGCCCGACCCCGCGTCTGCATTCTTCGCGCTCCCGGCACCAATTGTGATGTCGAAACTGCTTACGCTTTCGACAGTTGCGGCGGAAGCAGCGAGCGTCTGCATGTCGCCGCGATACTGGAATCGCCTCGGCGGTTGCTCGATTTCGAGGTGCTTTGCATCCCGGGCGGCTTCAGCTACGGCGATGACATCGGGGCAGGAGTCATTTTCTCTGAGAAGCTCAAGGGCGAACTCGCCCCGATTGTGCAAGAGTTCCTCGACGGCGATCGGCTGATTCTCGGGATTTGCAACGGATTTCAGGTACTGATTCGATCGGGGTTGCTCCCCGGTGGAGCGGGCGCGGTCGGGGAAGATGGCCGGGCCACAACGACGCTGGCGTGGAATGACAACGGGCGATTTGTCGATCGGTGGGTGCGTCTGGCCGTCGTCTCGGATCACAACGTTTTTCTTCGGGGCCTCCAAGATTTCGAGGTTCCGATCGCCCACGCTGAGGGCCGACTGTGTTTGGCCGACGAATCGGTTCTCTCAACATGGAAAGAGCACGGCCAAGCCGCGCTCTGTTATGCCCCGCGGAATGAAGCCGATTTGCCGGACGATCCGCTGACCGCCTCCGTGCCAGAACCCGACAATCCCAACGGCTCATTCGCCAATCTCGCCGGATTGAGCGATCCAACGGGACGAGTCCTCGGGCTAATGCCGCACCCGGAACGGTTCCTGTTCGCAACGCAACATCCCCAGTGGACACGCAAGAACTTGCAGGGCCACGGCGCCGGGCGAAAGATTTTCGAAAATGCGATCAGCTACTTCGAATAG
- a CDS encoding DUF4159 domain-containing protein, with the protein MRHGFTLLLSFAVCVGTTSPTPAQDLSSKEVLESIDRGVKFLLNEQNANGSWTASNDQFEVGVTSLSVLALINSGKKTDDPAVRKGIAFLRKNSSPKLTYEISLLIMALAAAKDGQRDLVTIRNLADDLERGQIVQGQGRGSWTYSVQNGLLNLGGDRSNGQYAVLGLREAVYSGVPVDRKVWDRVRQHWLASQNRDGGWGYTGLGGGTSLGSMTVAGIATLSIVQSVMAEDELNADGNPVCCGGDGADEEIDEALARADRWMQRRFSVKSNPGSPQWLLYYLYGLERAGRLSGKRFFGEHDWYREGADFLLRGQSNTFGYWKGNGGTEADPVVGTAFSLLFLSKGLAPVLINKLEYGPNDPVGADDRAWTRYENDARNLTEHVSGLERWPKLLTWQVVDLEKATKSNDVAALLQAPVLYFSGDQPIEMTEAEIKLLRRYVDLGGFIFAVNNCKSKGFEKSVVELVLQMYPDDDLDLRRLEQDHPIFRAEYRLDSRNVELHGVDVGCRTSIVYSPDDLSCLWDRWLPVDPPGRSPKLVGQIARKMRIGVNVLAYATGREPPAKLDVETPEDDAEDDTTIKRGLLEIAKLKHGGSWDVAPRALKNLLRALNEKAGLAASTKPNELVATDPDLYQYPLIYMHGRTGFSMDEAEHDRLRTYLDRGGVLFADSCCGAKEFDRAFRKFIKELYPGRELAAIPTDHELFDNKIGSDLSKVRRRGPQADDPDAPLDGEVIVGPPVLEGIEIDDRLVVIYSKYDISCALEKQSSAACVGYLAEDALKIAINIVRYSLLQDLGGIRLGGNGQ; encoded by the coding sequence ATGCGGCACGGCTTCACACTGCTGCTCAGCTTCGCGGTTTGCGTCGGCACCACGTCACCGACCCCAGCACAGGATCTCTCTTCGAAAGAGGTGCTCGAGTCGATCGACCGGGGCGTCAAGTTCCTGCTCAACGAGCAAAATGCCAACGGCTCGTGGACCGCTTCGAACGATCAATTCGAAGTGGGAGTGACGAGCCTGAGCGTCCTCGCGCTGATCAACTCCGGCAAAAAGACCGATGATCCGGCGGTTCGCAAAGGGATCGCCTTTTTGCGGAAAAACTCCTCCCCCAAGCTGACTTACGAAATTTCGCTGCTGATCATGGCTCTCGCCGCCGCCAAGGACGGGCAGCGAGACCTCGTCACGATTCGTAATCTCGCCGATGATCTCGAACGCGGCCAGATCGTGCAGGGTCAGGGCCGGGGATCGTGGACCTACTCAGTGCAGAACGGCTTACTCAACCTCGGCGGAGATCGCAGCAACGGCCAATATGCGGTCCTCGGTCTTCGCGAAGCGGTCTATTCCGGCGTCCCGGTCGACCGCAAGGTGTGGGACCGCGTCCGGCAGCATTGGCTCGCCAGCCAGAACCGCGACGGCGGATGGGGCTACACCGGCTTGGGCGGCGGAACGAGCCTCGGGAGCATGACGGTTGCCGGCATCGCCACGTTGTCGATCGTGCAATCGGTGATGGCCGAAGATGAGCTCAATGCCGACGGCAACCCCGTTTGCTGCGGCGGCGACGGGGCCGACGAAGAGATCGACGAGGCGCTCGCCCGGGCCGATCGCTGGATGCAGCGCCGATTCTCGGTCAAAAGCAATCCCGGTTCGCCGCAGTGGTTGCTCTATTATCTGTATGGCTTAGAACGAGCCGGCCGACTTAGTGGGAAGCGGTTTTTTGGAGAGCACGACTGGTATCGCGAAGGGGCCGACTTCCTCTTAAGGGGGCAATCGAACACATTCGGTTATTGGAAAGGCAACGGCGGCACCGAAGCCGACCCGGTCGTCGGCACGGCCTTCTCGCTCCTGTTTCTCTCCAAGGGTCTTGCACCAGTCTTAATCAATAAATTGGAATACGGGCCGAACGATCCAGTCGGAGCGGACGATCGAGCCTGGACTCGCTACGAGAACGACGCCCGAAATTTAACAGAGCATGTCAGCGGGTTGGAACGATGGCCGAAGTTATTGACGTGGCAGGTGGTCGACTTAGAAAAGGCGACAAAGAGCAATGACGTGGCGGCACTATTGCAAGCCCCGGTCCTGTATTTTAGCGGTGATCAGCCGATCGAAATGACCGAGGCAGAAATTAAACTTCTGCGCCGGTATGTTGATCTCGGTGGATTTATCTTCGCGGTTAATAATTGCAAGTCAAAAGGGTTCGAGAAGAGCGTTGTCGAACTCGTTCTGCAAATGTATCCCGATGATGACCTCGACCTGCGTCGGTTGGAGCAGGACCACCCGATCTTTCGCGCCGAATATCGGCTCGATTCCCGCAATGTCGAGCTGCACGGCGTCGACGTCGGCTGCCGCACCTCAATCGTCTATAGTCCCGACGATCTCTCCTGTTTATGGGATCGCTGGCTGCCGGTCGATCCGCCGGGGCGCTCGCCCAAACTCGTCGGGCAAATCGCCCGCAAGATGCGAATTGGCGTAAATGTCCTCGCCTATGCCACCGGCCGGGAGCCGCCCGCGAAGCTCGACGTGGAGACCCCCGAAGACGACGCCGAGGATGACACGACCATTAAGCGCGGCCTCCTCGAAATCGCCAAGCTGAAGCACGGCGGCTCTTGGGACGTCGCCCCGCGGGCCCTTAAGAATCTGCTCAGAGCCTTAAACGAAAAGGCCGGTCTGGCCGCGTCGACGAAGCCGAACGAACTCGTCGCGACCGATCCCGACCTCTACCAATACCCGCTGATTTACATGCACGGCCGCACGGGCTTCAGTATGGACGAGGCCGAACACGATCGATTGCGAACCTACCTCGATCGCGGCGGCGTCCTGTTCGCCGATTCCTGCTGCGGGGCGAAAGAATTCGACCGCGCCTTTCGGAAATTTATTAAAGAACTATACCCCGGCCGGGAACTTGCGGCGATCCCCACCGACCACGAACTCTTTGACAATAAGATCGGCAGTGACCTGTCGAAAGTACGCCGCCGCGGCCCCCAGGCCGATGACCCCGACGCCCCGCTCGACGGCGAAGTCATCGTCGGCCCGCCGGTCCTCGAAGGGATCGAAATCGACGACCGCCTCGTCGTGATCTACAGCAAATACGACATTAGCTGCGCGCTGGAAAAGCAGTCTTCCGCCGCCTGCGTGGGATACCTCGCCGAAGATGCCTTAAAGATCGCAATTAATATCGTGCGGTATTCGCTCTTGCAGGACTTGGGTGGGATTCGGTTGGGAGGGAATGGCCAATGA
- a CDS encoding NPCBM/NEW2 domain-containing protein has translation MTTTDGVTYSGKLKSLDDQAIAVGENLILRENISSLSFPTSKDFAAPGQWWIDLVDQSRLPLSRLTIADDSLSGTLCVGGEQAISIPLDTVVSLRSNRPREDATALFAEVKPYEDRLQLTSGLTYAGRLMDWGSGSVMIEVNDETISFAPSDIALFEPAPVLRRDLKPVDQWAYLTLRNGGVLVTTSVTLDDNSYRISPRFDDQATLTLLPNGLSKIEFFGPNRTLLTMTDRKGSPSDLEDLKLKTLQGWKFAESSHERLLGPTLKPQANRNFAGERLHIGEQIVPFGIITGSRSTIVWGVDGTYSTFTATIGLERSAGPNASVEFIVRGDERELYRSDLISKRGQTVSVGPIDLSGVRRLELITDFGDGGDLGDRAIWALPVLSRPPR, from the coding sequence TTGACCACCACGGATGGAGTCACTTACAGCGGAAAACTCAAGTCGCTCGATGATCAAGCCATCGCCGTGGGGGAGAATTTAATACTGCGGGAGAATATCAGTTCTCTCTCCTTTCCGACCAGCAAAGACTTTGCAGCACCGGGCCAATGGTGGATTGACTTAGTCGACCAGAGTCGGCTGCCGCTCAGCCGGCTGACGATCGCCGATGATTCATTAAGCGGAACGCTGTGTGTCGGCGGAGAGCAGGCGATCTCGATTCCCCTCGACACGGTTGTCTCCCTCCGTTCGAATCGACCTCGCGAAGACGCAACAGCACTGTTTGCTGAGGTCAAACCTTACGAAGACCGGCTTCAGCTCACCTCCGGTCTCACTTATGCCGGTCGGCTGATGGATTGGGGCTCTGGCAGCGTCATGATCGAAGTTAATGACGAAACAATTTCTTTCGCGCCGTCCGATATCGCCCTATTCGAACCGGCTCCCGTTTTGCGCCGCGACCTCAAGCCGGTCGATCAGTGGGCATACCTCACGCTGAGAAATGGAGGCGTCCTTGTCACCACATCAGTTACGTTGGACGACAACAGCTATCGAATTTCGCCGCGTTTTGATGATCAAGCGACGCTGACACTATTACCGAACGGATTATCGAAGATCGAGTTCTTCGGCCCCAATCGAACTCTTCTTACCATGACGGACCGAAAGGGTTCGCCATCGGACTTAGAGGATCTCAAATTAAAAACGCTTCAAGGTTGGAAATTCGCCGAATCAAGCCACGAACGGCTCTTGGGTCCGACGTTAAAACCGCAGGCCAATCGCAATTTCGCCGGCGAGCGATTACACATCGGCGAGCAGATCGTCCCATTCGGCATCATCACGGGAAGCCGATCGACGATTGTTTGGGGTGTGGATGGCACCTATTCGACATTCACCGCGACAATTGGTCTTGAGCGGTCGGCGGGGCCGAATGCCAGTGTCGAATTCATCGTGCGGGGCGATGAGCGCGAACTCTATCGCAGCGACTTAATTTCAAAGCGAGGCCAAACTGTGTCGGTTGGCCCGATCGATCTTTCCGGAGTCCGGCGATTGGAATTAATCACCGATTTCGGTGACGGCGGCGACCTCGGCGACCGGGCGATATGGGCGCTGCCTGTTCTCTCACGACCGCCGCGATGA
- a CDS encoding prenyltransferase/squalene oxidase repeat-containing protein produces the protein MSVPKTAISRGTGWLLRQQHKDGSFGSGRVFDRSVAVTSLCGLSMLSGGHLPGGGPEGEAVENALQYVLSQRRAGGLISNPKYVAQGPMYDHGFAIVFLTQIYGEAKDNQLIREAISDGVRLIIDAQTDQGGWRYQPNRKEADISVTTCQLTALRAARDVGIAVPKDTIEKGVGYVLSCRNEDGGFRYQPERDDPSQFARSAAACATLFSAGTDRQDEFKAALNFISQYRPLSDQPTDPPYYYYGHYYAAQSMWWAGKKQWTKWYPAIRSDLIDRQRESGQWLSQTVCPEYSTAMALIVLQMPNDLLPLFER, from the coding sequence TTGTCGGTTCCGAAGACCGCCATCTCCCGCGGCACGGGTTGGCTGCTCCGGCAGCAGCACAAAGACGGTTCTTTCGGCTCGGGGCGCGTCTTCGACCGCAGCGTGGCGGTGACGTCGTTGTGCGGGCTTTCGATGCTCTCGGGTGGGCACCTTCCGGGCGGCGGGCCGGAAGGCGAAGCAGTTGAAAACGCCCTCCAATATGTCCTCTCGCAACGACGGGCCGGAGGGTTGATCTCCAATCCGAAATACGTCGCTCAAGGTCCGATGTATGATCACGGCTTCGCCATCGTGTTTCTGACTCAAATTTATGGCGAGGCGAAGGACAATCAATTAATCCGGGAGGCGATTTCCGACGGGGTGAGGCTCATTATCGATGCGCAGACCGATCAAGGAGGATGGCGCTATCAGCCGAATCGCAAGGAGGCCGATATCTCTGTCACGACGTGTCAACTCACGGCGCTACGAGCTGCCCGGGACGTCGGAATCGCGGTACCGAAAGATACGATTGAAAAGGGCGTGGGCTACGTCCTCTCCTGCCGCAATGAAGACGGCGGTTTTCGATATCAGCCCGAGCGGGATGATCCCAGCCAGTTTGCTCGTTCGGCCGCGGCTTGTGCAACGTTATTCAGCGCGGGAACCGATCGTCAGGACGAATTTAAGGCGGCCTTAAATTTCATCAGCCAATATCGCCCGCTCTCGGACCAACCAACCGACCCGCCCTATTATTATTACGGACATTATTACGCCGCTCAGTCGATGTGGTGGGCCGGCAAAAAGCAATGGACGAAGTGGTATCCCGCGATTCGAAGTGATTTAATCGATCGCCAACGAGAAAGTGGACAATGGCTTTCACAAACTGTTTGCCCAGAATACTCCACCGCGATGGCTTTAATCGTCCTGCAAATGCCGAACGACCTCCTGCCATTGTTCGAGCGATGA
- a CDS encoding DUF2167 domain-containing protein, whose product MSRFSARLIRLSLTCGVLALLTPTAHAQDGADAPIDPEFLEIQRLFNSIEWTYGPATAPIGDNASIELTEGYQITGSAGSQAWNKITQNPPDSTVATLMPSDDESSWFIAFEFEDSGYVKDDEAADLDADAILKSMQQGTEASNKYRQQQGWGAIHVDGWIVEPTYDEETNHLVWATDLRADDGGRSANYSIRLLGRRGVMNAILVCDPEKMSEILPKVNQLLEGFEYNDGERYAQWTTGDKVAAYGLTGLITGGAFVAAAKTGLLAKLGMLLAKGGKAIVFVILAIGAGIYKLFGGRSSQAS is encoded by the coding sequence ATGTCTCGTTTTTCAGCCCGTCTGATTCGCCTGAGCCTGACTTGCGGCGTCCTTGCTTTACTCACGCCGACTGCTCACGCGCAGGACGGTGCTGATGCCCCAATCGATCCGGAATTCTTGGAGATTCAGCGGCTCTTCAATTCGATCGAGTGGACCTACGGCCCGGCGACTGCCCCGATCGGCGATAATGCGTCGATCGAGCTTACCGAAGGTTATCAAATTACCGGCTCGGCTGGTTCGCAGGCGTGGAACAAGATTACGCAGAACCCGCCGGACAGCACGGTTGCCACCTTGATGCCGTCCGACGATGAATCGAGCTGGTTCATCGCATTCGAGTTCGAAGACTCCGGCTACGTCAAAGACGACGAGGCAGCAGACCTCGATGCCGATGCCATTTTGAAGTCGATGCAGCAGGGCACCGAAGCCTCGAATAAGTACCGTCAGCAACAGGGTTGGGGTGCGATTCATGTCGACGGCTGGATCGTAGAGCCGACCTACGACGAGGAAACCAATCACCTCGTATGGGCGACCGATCTGCGGGCGGACGATGGCGGACGAAGCGCGAATTACAGCATTCGGCTGCTCGGGCGCCGCGGCGTGATGAACGCTATTCTGGTTTGCGATCCGGAAAAGATGTCGGAAATTCTGCCCAAAGTGAACCAACTGCTCGAAGGATTCGAATACAACGATGGCGAGCGATACGCCCAATGGACGACCGGTGACAAGGTTGCCGCTTATGGGCTGACCGGCTTGATCACCGGCGGCGCATTCGTGGCGGCTGCCAAGACTGGCCTGCTCGCCAAGTTGGGGATGTTGCTCGCCAAAGGCGGCAAAGCGATCGTCTTTGTGATTCTGGCCATTGGAGCGGGAATTTATAAGCTCTTTGGTGGACGAAGCAGCCAAGCTTCGTAG
- a CDS encoding efflux RND transporter permease subunit translates to MSIPEFSVRNSVLVNMLMLLTLIGGVIFALTLVKEMFPEIRPNRISISAVYRGVQPAEMEKAITIKVEEAVRDVEGVEKVSSTVSEGISSTVVTLLQEVDDTDAAMQLIKNRVDALEDLPDDLDKITVDKMEPKLPVIIVAMFGDGSETELKQAARDLRDELLRLPGVSEIELGGTRDDEISIEVRPEKLIEYDVTFDEVADAISRTNLDVSGGQLEGVRTRTAVRTLGERTRGRDLEDLVVRTELDGRKIYLRDVAKIIDGFIDSDLESYFNGRRAANCTVYKTKSQDAIQISRLVKAYVAGQMDQPFDPYGFAKAAEAAWYAKPVAYFTALSDYLVIKIGGLPDPGEVYEQSRRNPPRHGFDLALHNDLARFVEGRLDLLTRNGLQGLVLVVISLNLFLNWRVAFWAAIGLPVSFLGTFIVMWLFGVSINLLSMFGLIIVLGIIVDDAIVIGENIYRHVEEGMPAMRAAVVGAEEVMWPVITAVTTTVAAFAPLFAIGGQIGTFMGQLPLVVIAALSVSLVEAIIILPSHLSHFPDKQEIERQRIKRRQWWVTRKLDALQDARDRFIQNVLMTSYERLLRFALRWRYVTVATCMATVVATCGLVAGEIVPFVFVQKMDSESLICELELPVGTPSDRVRRVTDRISEFAKEQPEVVNIQAYVGEIYDIGGAGATGVSQQSHRGQLIIELMAADQRDRAGGRSSEGVLVEFREFSRQLKGINSIKWSAMSGGPGGNDIEINVTGPDFAENVLVADQLKQELAQFEGTYDLDDNHDEGKREVRLRLRDSARSTGITTADLGSHVRSATFGREALRVTRNREDVRIMVRYPERFREDISNIETMYLPSPGGSGMRSWVPLPAVAEVTMSESDTVIHRADQQRSVTVTGSVNDEVAKSSEILAAVAEEFDETMRPDHPSVRLEFRGKMEEQGKAFAGLRVAGPVALLSIYMLLAGLFRSYVQPLVVMTAIPFGIEGAILGHWITGNPLTILSCIGLVALSGILVNDSLVLVDFINARVRAGLSPFEASVQGAKLRLRAILLTTLTTAAGLTPLMFETSFQAKFLIPMAVTLTYGLIFATALTLIIVPAMNMIAEDLFGGMMASGEVEDVGAQQEKPVAV, encoded by the coding sequence ATGTCGATTCCCGAATTTAGCGTTCGCAATAGTGTCTTGGTCAACATGCTGATGTTGTTGACGCTGATCGGCGGCGTCATTTTCGCGTTGACGCTCGTGAAAGAAATGTTCCCGGAGATTCGGCCGAATCGCATCAGCATTTCCGCGGTGTACCGCGGTGTTCAGCCTGCCGAAATGGAAAAGGCGATCACGATTAAGGTCGAAGAGGCGGTGCGCGACGTTGAAGGGGTCGAAAAGGTATCCTCGACCGTCTCAGAAGGCATCTCGTCCACCGTCGTGACGTTGCTGCAGGAAGTCGACGATACCGACGCGGCCATGCAGCTTATTAAGAATCGGGTCGACGCGCTCGAGGATCTGCCCGACGATCTCGACAAGATCACCGTCGACAAGATGGAGCCGAAACTGCCGGTCATTATCGTCGCGATGTTCGGCGACGGCAGCGAAACAGAATTAAAACAAGCCGCGCGGGATTTGCGTGATGAATTGCTTCGGCTTCCCGGAGTGAGCGAAATTGAACTCGGCGGAACGCGCGACGATGAAATCAGCATCGAAGTTCGCCCTGAAAAATTAATCGAATACGACGTCACGTTCGACGAAGTCGCCGACGCGATCAGTCGCACGAATCTCGACGTTTCCGGTGGGCAACTCGAAGGAGTCCGCACTCGAACCGCAGTTCGTACTCTTGGGGAACGAACGCGGGGCCGCGACCTCGAAGACCTCGTTGTGCGGACCGAACTGGACGGACGAAAAATCTACTTACGCGACGTCGCAAAAATCATTGATGGATTTATCGACTCGGATCTCGAAAGTTATTTCAACGGTCGACGAGCCGCCAATTGTACCGTCTATAAAACGAAGTCGCAGGATGCGATTCAAATCTCGCGGTTGGTGAAAGCCTATGTCGCCGGGCAAATGGACCAGCCTTTCGATCCTTACGGATTTGCGAAAGCGGCCGAGGCCGCTTGGTATGCAAAGCCGGTCGCCTATTTCACGGCACTCTCCGACTATCTGGTCATTAAGATCGGCGGCTTGCCTGACCCGGGCGAAGTTTATGAACAAAGCCGTCGCAATCCGCCGCGACACGGTTTCGATCTCGCGCTTCACAACGATCTCGCCCGCTTTGTTGAAGGCCGGCTCGACCTGCTGACCCGCAATGGACTGCAGGGCCTCGTGCTGGTGGTGATCTCCCTGAACCTGTTCTTGAACTGGCGCGTCGCATTCTGGGCGGCGATCGGCCTGCCGGTTTCGTTTCTCGGCACATTTATCGTGATGTGGTTGTTCGGAGTCTCGATCAACCTTCTGAGCATGTTCGGGTTGATTATTGTGCTCGGGATTATTGTCGATGACGCGATCGTGATCGGCGAGAATATCTATCGGCACGTGGAAGAGGGAATGCCCGCGATGCGGGCCGCCGTGGTCGGGGCCGAAGAAGTCATGTGGCCGGTCATCACCGCGGTCACAACGACCGTGGCCGCCTTTGCCCCGCTCTTTGCGATCGGTGGGCAGATCGGCACGTTCATGGGTCAGTTGCCGCTCGTGGTGATTGCGGCGCTATCGGTCTCACTGGTCGAAGCGATCATTATTCTGCCGAGCCACCTCTCCCATTTTCCCGACAAACAGGAAATTGAACGGCAGCGGATTAAGCGCCGACAGTGGTGGGTCACCCGCAAGCTCGATGCGTTGCAGGATGCCCGCGACCGATTTATTCAAAACGTATTGATGACCTCTTACGAACGCCTACTTCGCTTCGCACTGAGGTGGCGCTACGTGACCGTGGCGACCTGCATGGCCACGGTCGTCGCGACATGCGGTCTCGTCGCGGGAGAGATTGTGCCCTTCGTATTCGTCCAAAAGATGGACAGCGAATCGCTCATCTGTGAGTTGGAATTGCCCGTCGGCACACCCAGTGATCGCGTCCGCCGCGTGACCGATCGCATCAGTGAATTCGCCAAAGAGCAGCCGGAAGTCGTCAACATTCAAGCTTACGTCGGCGAAATCTACGACATCGGCGGAGCGGGCGCGACGGGCGTCTCGCAGCAATCCCACCGGGGACAATTGATCATTGAATTAATGGCGGCCGATCAACGTGATCGCGCCGGGGGGCGATCGAGTGAAGGCGTGCTCGTCGAATTTCGTGAATTCTCTCGCCAGCTGAAAGGAATTAATTCCATTAAATGGTCGGCGATGTCGGGCGGGCCGGGCGGAAATGATATTGAAATTAATGTGACGGGTCCCGACTTCGCCGAAAATGTCCTCGTCGCCGATCAATTGAAGCAGGAACTTGCCCAATTCGAAGGGACCTATGACCTCGACGACAATCATGATGAGGGTAAGCGAGAGGTTCGGCTGCGGCTGCGTGATTCCGCAAGATCGACCGGCATCACGACCGCCGACCTGGGCTCTCACGTGCGGTCGGCCACGTTCGGCCGTGAAGCGTTGCGGGTCACGCGGAACCGCGAAGATGTTCGCATCATGGTCCGGTATCCGGAACGATTTCGCGAAGACATCTCGAATATTGAAACGATGTACCTTCCTTCGCCCGGCGGAAGCGGAATGCGGTCGTGGGTACCGCTTCCGGCGGTGGCCGAAGTTACAATGTCCGAAAGCGATACCGTGATCCATCGCGCCGATCAACAGCGCTCGGTCACGGTCACCGGCAGTGTGAACGACGAGGTCGCCAAGTCATCGGAAATCCTGGCCGCGGTGGCTGAGGAGTTCGATGAAACCATGCGGCCCGACCATCCCTCGGTCCGCCTCGAATTTCGAGGAAAGATGGAAGAGCAGGGGAAAGCATTTGCCGGCTTGAGAGTAGCCGGGCCGGTCGCGCTGCTGTCGATTTACATGCTATTGGCGGGGTTGTTTCGCTCTTACGTGCAGCCACTGGTCGTAATGACGGCGATTCCGTTCGGGATCGAAGGCGCCATTCTGGGCCACTGGATCACCGGCAATCCGCTGACGATTCTCAGTTGCATCGGGTTGGTCGCCCTCTCCGGGATTTTAGTCAACGATTCACTCGTGCTGGTTGACTTCATTAACGCTCGAGTCCGTGCTGGATTGAGTCCTTTCGAAGCGAGCGTGCAAGGGGCTAAGCTCCGATTGCGAGCCATTTTGCTTACCACTTTAACGACCGCCGCCGGCCTGACGCCGTTAATGTTCGAGACCAGCTTTCAGGCCAAGTTCTTAATTCCCATGGCAGTCACCCTGACGTACGGCCTCATCTTCGCCACCGCTCTGACCCTAATTATCGTTCCCGCGATGAACATGATCGCCGAAGACCTCTTCGGCGGCATGATGGCATCCGGCGAGGTGGAAGATGTGGGTGCCCAGCAGGAGAAGCCTGTCGCCGTTTGA